The Agromyces atrinae genome window below encodes:
- a CDS encoding SdpI family protein, with protein sequence MDGDTVGRIIVGLVMIAAGVLVIGLARATASGRVGRNDIAGIRTPSTMASDEAWLAAHVRAKRPTIFAGVASLVTGAAALLPLPTPVVGIGVVAGAGVMIAFVIHGSVVGTAAAREVLARDDA encoded by the coding sequence ATGGATGGCGACACGGTCGGACGAATCATCGTCGGTCTCGTGATGATCGCGGCGGGTGTTCTCGTCATCGGGTTGGCGCGCGCGACGGCCTCGGGTCGCGTGGGGCGCAACGACATCGCCGGCATCCGCACGCCGAGCACCATGGCGTCGGATGAGGCGTGGCTGGCCGCGCACGTGCGGGCGAAGCGGCCGACGATCTTCGCGGGCGTCGCCTCGCTCGTCACGGGAGCCGCCGCATTGCTGCCGCTCCCGACCCCCGTCGTCGGAATCGGTGTCGTCGCGGGTGCCGGCGTGATGATCGCGTTCGTGATCCACGGCTCGGTCGTCGGAACCGCCGCTGCGCGTGAGGTGCTCGCGCGCGACGATGCCTGA
- a CDS encoding peptidylprolyl isomerase, whose amino-acid sequence MALPTAVATINTTLGPIKVDLYGHQAPKTVKNFTGLATGEIEWTHPETGVKSTAPLYDGVIFHRIIPGFMIQGGDPLGKGFGGPGYQFDDEITSELDFTEPYVFAMANAGIQNGRGTNGSQFFITVAPTTWLQGKHSIFGRVTDADSQAIVEKLAAVPTDGRDKPLDDVVIESISVENL is encoded by the coding sequence ATGGCTCTTCCCACCGCAGTAGCGACCATCAACACCACCCTCGGCCCGATCAAGGTCGACCTCTACGGCCACCAGGCTCCGAAGACCGTGAAGAACTTCACGGGTCTCGCGACCGGCGAGATCGAGTGGACCCACCCCGAGACCGGCGTGAAGTCGACCGCCCCGCTCTACGACGGCGTCATCTTCCACCGCATCATCCCCGGCTTCATGATCCAGGGCGGCGACCCGCTCGGTAAGGGCTTCGGCGGCCCCGGCTACCAGTTCGACGACGAGATCACCTCCGAGCTCGACTTCACCGAGCCCTACGTCTTCGCCATGGCCAACGCCGGCATCCAGAACGGACGCGGCACGAACGGTTCGCAGTTCTTCATCACGGTCGCTCCGACGACGTGGCTGCAGGGCAAGCACTCGATCTTCGGTCGCGTGACGGATGCCGACAGCCAGGCCATCGTCGAGAAGCTCGCCGCGGTGCCGACCGACGGGCGCGACAAGCCGCTCGACGACGTCGTCATCGAGAGCATCTCCGTCGAGAACCTCTAA
- a CDS encoding DUF3566 domain-containing protein, with product MSNVAEKLAKKSNRRTTSKQVRLRLVYVDFWSAVKLSFLIAVCFAIVTVVATFLIYTVLNSTDIFTKVNDVVKDIAGTGGDLTAILSLGNVMGFAIIVALVNVVVTTALGAVAALLYNMSVKITGGVLVGFTNN from the coding sequence ATGAGTAACGTCGCCGAGAAGCTGGCCAAGAAGTCGAATAGACGCACCACGTCGAAGCAGGTACGCCTGCGTCTCGTGTACGTGGACTTCTGGTCGGCCGTGAAGTTGTCGTTCCTCATCGCGGTCTGCTTCGCGATCGTCACCGTCGTCGCGACGTTCCTCATCTACACGGTGCTGAACTCGACCGACATCTTCACCAAGGTGAACGACGTCGTGAAGGACATCGCCGGAACCGGCGGCGACCTGACGGCCATCCTCTCCCTCGGCAACGTCATGGGCTTCGCGATCATCGTCGCGCTCGTGAACGTCGTCGTGACGACCGCCCTCGGCGCCGTCGCGGCTCTGCTGTACAACATGTCGGTGAAGATCACGGGCGGCGTGCTCGTCGGTTTCACCAACAACTGA
- a CDS encoding NUDIX hydrolase: MDIRIAAYAVIIDDGRILLSHWNEHGRDGWTLPGGGIEGEEHPAVAAVREISEETGYEAEIDRLLGIDTITVPAERRFSGDVPLYAMRVVYRAHVTGGALRNEIDGSSDEARWVPLDEVAGLKRVSLLDVALRLNDAEPADGVPPLA, translated from the coding sequence ATGGACATCCGCATCGCCGCTTACGCCGTCATCATCGACGACGGCCGCATCCTGCTCTCGCACTGGAACGAGCACGGCCGTGACGGGTGGACGCTCCCCGGCGGCGGTATCGAGGGCGAGGAGCATCCCGCGGTCGCTGCGGTCCGCGAGATCTCGGAGGAGACGGGCTACGAGGCCGAGATCGATCGGCTGCTCGGCATCGACACGATCACCGTGCCCGCCGAACGTCGCTTCTCGGGTGACGTACCGCTGTACGCGATGCGGGTCGTCTACCGCGCCCACGTCACCGGCGGTGCGTTGCGCAACGAGATCGACGGGTCGAGCGACGAAGCCCGCTGGGTTCCGCTCGACGAGGTCGCCGGGCTCAAGCGCGTGAGCCTGCTCGACGTCGCCCTGCGCCTGAACGACGCCGAGCCCGCCGACGGAGTTCCGCCCCTCGCGTGA
- a CDS encoding DUF488 domain-containing protein, translating to MGSLNIKRVYDEPKPTDGYRVLVDRLWPRGETHERAAADVWLKEIAPSPALRTWWNHDPDRLDDFSTRYEAELDENPAVGELLQIVRDHDVVTLLYGARDPKVNHARVLRDYLLAHGAATDE from the coding sequence GTGGGATCCCTGAATATCAAGCGCGTGTACGACGAGCCGAAACCCACCGATGGGTACCGGGTGCTCGTCGATCGGTTGTGGCCGCGAGGCGAGACCCACGAACGGGCGGCGGCGGATGTCTGGCTGAAGGAGATCGCACCGAGCCCCGCGCTTCGCACCTGGTGGAATCACGACCCTGATCGTCTCGACGATTTCTCCACTCGGTACGAGGCCGAGCTCGACGAGAACCCGGCGGTCGGCGAACTGCTGCAGATCGTGCGCGACCACGACGTCGTGACGCTGCTCTACGGCGCCCGCGACCCGAAGGTCAACCATGCCCGCGTACTGAGGGACTACCTGCTCGCGCACGGAGCCGCGACGGACGAGTGA